Proteins encoded in a region of the Novibacillus thermophilus genome:
- the accB gene encoding acetyl-CoA carboxylase biotin carboxyl carrier protein has product MEDIRELIQIMEQSDLEELELEQHGVRLSLKKSLSPGDKRQPNGEAVQTKAVQHVSEATDRPEHDTRQTATEDTSLHKIVSPMVGTFYRAPAPDADPYVQVGDRVQENTVVCIVEAMKLMNEIEAEVTGEIVEVLAENGQLVEYGQPLFLVKKD; this is encoded by the coding sequence ATGGAAGACATACGTGAACTTATACAAATAATGGAACAATCGGACTTGGAAGAACTGGAACTGGAACAGCACGGTGTCCGCCTCAGTTTGAAGAAGTCCCTTTCACCGGGGGACAAGAGACAGCCGAACGGTGAGGCTGTTCAAACGAAAGCCGTACAACACGTGTCAGAGGCGACGGACCGCCCGGAACACGACACCCGACAAACGGCCACTGAGGATACATCATTACATAAGATCGTATCCCCGATGGTGGGGACCTTCTACCGGGCGCCGGCCCCCGATGCCGATCCGTACGTGCAAGTGGGAGATCGAGTTCAGGAGAACACGGTCGTGTGCATCGTCGAAGCGATGAAGTTGATGAACGAAATTGAAGCAGAGGTCACGGGAGAAATTGTGGAAGTTCTCGCCGAGAACGGACAATTGGTCGAATACGGCCAGCCGCTGTTCTTGGTAAAAAAAGACTAG